CTCCGTTAGGTACTTCCAATGTAAAATTACCATCTGTATCTGTAATTGTACCAATCGCTGTTCCGGCAACTACTACATTTGCTCCGATAACAAATTCTCCATTTTGATCTACAATTTTTCCTGAAATCTGTTTTTTTTGTTGCTGAATAGCTGGTTTTGTAGTCACAGTCTGTTTTTCGAACAAATAGATCTTATTGTTTTTGATCTCGTAATTCAGATTGGTATCGGCAACCAGTTTTTCCAGAACCGAGGCAACATCTGCATTTTCAACCTGGATACTCACTTTTCTGTCCAGATTGACAATTTGCTTGCTGTATGCAACGCTAAGTCCCGTCTGTTTGGTGATGGCTGATAACACTTTTTCAACCTTGACGTTGTTGAGTGACATAGAAACCCGCTGGGCTGAGGCTTCTGCTGTAAAGGTTAACAAGGAGATAACCAGAAATAAAAATGTCAGTTTCATTGCATTCGGGATTTTCTCAATTAATATTAAAAGGTGCCTGGGGATAAAGCACGAATCATTTTTTTTCATACTTTTGAAATGAATTTATGTATTAGAAATTAATTTGAATTTCGGTATGCAGATAACCGGGAATGTGGGGACATTTCCGGTTATTTTTTTGAGTTTATTATGTTGTGTTGTTCATGTGTGTCTTTTTTATAGGTTAAACAATTTGATGCTTTCTATATAGTAGACACACGGTGGTAGAAAAAGTATGAGTAGAAAATGAAAAAAGTTTTATTTTTTTAGTTCTATGCTGATAATACCTTCTTTTTCAATGAATTTCACTGGTGTTATTTTCTCAATATCTTTCAGAATTTGTTCAATGCTCTGGTTTGTTGAGGTAAGCGTGTAGTTATAGTGGAGAACCGATGAGTCAGCTATGATAAATTCTATATTATACCAGCGTGACAAGGTTGTTATCACTTCAGACAGAGGCGTATTATCGAATACAATCTGATTTTTTTTCCAGGCAGAAAGGAGATTGATGTTCTCTGGACGGGATATTTTGCAAACGCCGCTTTTCCGGTTGTAAGTCGCTTTTTCTCCTGGTTTCATGTAGGCTAATGAACTGTGTTGGTTTGCCAGTTGTACTTTTCCACTTTCCAGGGAAACGAAGATATCCGGGTCGGTAGTGTAGGCTTTTACATCAAATGTCGTACCCAGTACCTTTACATTGATATCTTTCATATCAACGATGAATGGACGGTCCTTGTTCGGCGAGACCTCGAAAAATGCTTCTCCTTCCAGTTCGACTTTGCGCTCGGAGAAACCGAATTTTCGGGGATATTTGATACGGGTTTCGGCATTGAGTGTGGCGCGTGAACCATCCTGGAAGATCAGTTGCATGCGCTCTCCTTTAGGTACATATATTTCTTCGTAACCGGAATCAGCGAAAAGGTCGATGCGTTTATCTATATACCAGAATTGCCCGAGGAACAACAGTAACGGAATAAGGATGGCGGCTGCACGAAAAATGAACCGCTTCCTTTGTTGCAGGTGGATCTTCTTCATGATGTACTTGTACATCTCGTCTGTTGGGATGGATCGTTCTGCATATAATTCTTCGCAGCCGGGCTGTATCTTTTCCATATCTTCATCCATTAGCGATGACAAATACCGGGAACCTTCGGGAGTGGAGAACCAGCGGATTACCTGGCGTGCTTCTTCCGGAGTGGCGGTATTGTCGAGCGTTCTGTCGATGATATGTTTATCTGGTGTTTTCATTTTTTTATTCCTGTTTTCTTAATTGACACATAACTGGACTGTTGGTATGAGTGTTTGTTACTCTTTTTCCCTTTTTTAGAGGAAAAAAGAAGAGAGTAGCAGGATTAGCAACTTATCGAAATGTTCCCTGAGCAGTTTGATGGCCTGCGAATAATGAGTTTTGACTGTCGGTATCGATATCTGCATCTTTTCTGCAATTTCTTGATTGGACAATCCTTTTTCCAGTTTGTACAGGCAGACGATTTTCTTCTGTTCCGGCAGGTTGCCGATAGCCCGGTACAACTGTTCGCTCATTTCCTTCTCTTCCAGCTTTTCCAATATTTCGTTTTCATACTCGATTGTTTCTTGTGCCAGTTCATAATTCTTCTCCAATGCGGTATAGTTATTCCTGATCTCGTTCAGCAAGTGATTTTTCAGCATGGTGTACAGATAATTTCTCAGGTTGATCTGGATGCTGAGGAGCGTGCGTGACTCCCAGAGCTTCAGAAATATTTGCTGGACGGCATCTTTGGCGGTATCGTTGTCCTTTAAATATTTGAAAGCAACGACATAAAGTAATTTATGATACCGTTCATAAATAGTAGTGAAAGCCCTCTCATTTCCTTTTTGCAAAAGAATAAGTAACTCATCATCGGTTTGCCCGGATATGGAGAGGAACCGCTTGTGCATATAATAGTATCCCTTTTAGATTTTTTGCAAATATAACTTTAATACGAAACTTTCCAATCACTAAACTCCAAACTTAACTGTTCCCACCGTTCTTTTTTTACAGTTTCTTCCCGTTCTTCCTGTGGGTTTGAAACAGAAAGGCCAAGCAGTCGGATCGGGTTCGTTTCATAATCGACCTCTTTCAGCAGTTGTTTGGCAAGGGGGAGGATCTCGTTTAAGGAGGTCAGTTCGTGCGGTTGGGTAATACTTTTTGTTTTTAATGTGAAATCGTGAAATTTTATCTTTAATGTCAATGTATTTCCTTTGAATCCGGTTCGTTGCAGGCGGCCGATCAGTTCGGTCGCTACATGATAAAGTTCGATGATGACGGACGATTGGCGGGAAATATCTTTTTCCAGCGTATGTTCGCAGCCGACGGATTTGCGGATACGTACGGCTTCTACCGGGCGCAGGTCTATTCCGCGGGAACATTCATAATAAAGGAAACCGGCTTTCCCGAACTGGCGGGTAAGCATTTCCAATGAGCATTCCCTTAGCTTTTCTCCGTTGTGAATACCCAACGTATGCATCTTTTTGGCGGTGACAGGGCCGACACCCCAGAATGATTCGATGGGCAGGCGGGCAATAAAATCGAGAGCCTGTGCCGGATGGATCGTACAAAGACCGTCCGGTTTCCGGTAGTCGGAAGCTATTTTTGCCAGGAACTTATTATAGGATACGCCAGCTGAGGCGACCAGGTTCAGTTCCTGCCGTATCCGCTGCTTGATCTCTTTGGCAATATCGACGGCAAGAGGTATCTGTTTTTTATTTTCTGTGACATCGAGAAAGGCTTCATCCAACGAGAGCGGCTCGATGATATCCGTATACTCATGGAATATCTCATGAATGTGGTTGGAGACTTCTTTGTATACACTCATCCTGCCCGGAACAAAGATCAGATTGGGGCATAACCGCTTTGCTTTCTGCGACGACATGGCGGAACGGACACCATATTTTCGCGCCTCGTAACTGGCTGCTGCAACCACACCGCGTTCTTCCGAATAACCCACCGCCAAAGGTTTCCCCCTCAGTTCCGGATTATCCCGTTGCTCGACCGATGCATAGAATGCATCCATATCTATATGTATGATTTTGCGTTCCGTATAGCCTCCTTTTCTTTATCAAAGATAATCAAAAAGAGGGAGAAAGTGCGTTTGTCGTTAGATTTATAGCGTTACCCCGGACTTAAATATAGCAATCTCCCGATATCCTTTCCGTTCATTGTTGGTCTGTTTTCCTCCGGCAATATCCTGTATGAACCGGATAAACTGTTCGGCAAGGGTTTCCATTGCTTCACCTTCCGCCAAAGTTCCGGCGTTAAAGTCGATCCAGCCGGGTTTGTTTTCTGATAAAGCAGTGTTGGTTGAAATCTTGACAGTGGGGATAAATGTTCCGAAAGGCGTTCCCCGTCCGGTGGTGAAAAGTACCATGTGGCAACCCGAGGCGGCTAATGCCGTGCTGGCTACCAGGTCGTTTCCCGGGGCGCTCAACAGGTTTAAACCTTTAGCGGATAAACGCTCTCCGTACATAAGGACATCCTTGACTCCTGATTTACCGGACTTTTGTGTACAGCCGAGTGATTTTTCTTCCAGGGTAGAGATACCTCCGGCTTTGTTTCCGGGAGAAGGATTTTCATAAACCGGTTGTTTGTTTTCCAGGAAATAGGCTTTGAAGTCGTTGATGAGGCGGACGGTTTTGTTGAATAACTCTTCTGTACCGCAACGATTCATTAATAATGTTTCGGCACCAAACATTTCGGGGACTTCCGTCAAAACACTCGTTCCTCCCTGTGCAACCAGAAAATCGGAAAATACACCCAATAGCGGATTGGCAGTAATACCGGAGAAACCGTCCGAACCACCGCATTTCAAACCGATACGCAGTTCACTGAAAGGAACCGGCGTACGTTGGTCGGTTGAGGCTATGGCATATAATTCGCGCAGTAGCTTCATGCCTTCTTCCTGCTCGTCTTTCACTTTTTGGCAGACCATAAAGCGAACACGTTCCGTATCGTATTCCCCCAGAAACTTGCGGAAAGTATCCGGCTGATTGTTTTCACAGCCTAGTCCGACCACCAGTACTGCACCGGCGTTCGGATGTTTTACCATGTCCCGGAGGATTTTACGGGTATTCTCATGGTCGTCACCTAACTGGGAACAGCCGTAATTATGGGGAAAAGCCACGATCGCATCCACACCTTTCCCATCCGTTTCCCGTCGGAGAGTTTCTGCCAGTTGGTTGACGATGCCGTTAACACAACCGACTGTCGGCAGGATCCATATCTCATTACGTATGCCGACTTCTCCGTTTTTACGTCGGTAGCCGTTAAAGGTCAATCCTCGGTCGGGAATATGTAATGTTGTGTCCTGTGGTTGCCAGGTGTAATCTTGTAACCCGTCCAGGTTTGTTTTTATATTTTTCTCGTTTACCCAGGCTCCGGCAGGGATATCGTTCCGTGCGTGGCCGATGGGAAAACCATATTTGATAACAAGATCACCGGTGGTGAAATCTTTCAACGCCACTTTATGCCCGGTTGGGATCTCTTCCCGGATAGTGATCTGACGATCACCAAGTTCAATCTGATCTCCGGCTGATAACGGGGCTATGGCAACAATGACATTATCGGCCGGATTTATTTGGATATACTTTTTCATCAGAGAATCTCTTTTACTACCTCTCTCATACCTTTTTCCTGAATCGCATCCAGGTAATAAATAACCCGCTCTGTTAACCCGGAAATCCGGTTGAGGTCTTCGCCCCAAATCTCATCCACTGCCAGGATATTTTCAGCCACGGTCCGTGTAGAGTTGGTTGCCCAAAGTTCTTTCATCAGGCATATTGTCTTCGGATCATCGTTGGGTACGATCTCGGTTCCGTCTTCACGTTTGCCTCCTTTATAATAGGTAAGGATCGCTGCCAGTCCCAATACAAGTCCTTCCGGCAAAACACCTTTGCGTTTCAGGTATTCTTTCAAACCCGGCAAGTCGCGTGTCTGGTATTTGGGGAAAGAGTTCAGCATGATGGAAGTGACCTGATGATCGACAAACGGGTTGTTGAAGCGGTCCAGTACATCATTTGCAAACTGTTCCAGTTCTGCTTTAGGCAGGTTCAACGTTTCCATCAGTTCTTCGAACATCACTTTGCGGATATATTTTCCGATCACTTCATCCTGGCAGGCATCCCGTACGATGTCGATTCCGGAAAGGAAAGCAACGGGTGAAAGGACGGTGTGAGGGCCGTTCAGTAAAGTAACCTTTCTTTCGTGATAAGGAGCTTCGGAAGGAACGAACAATACATTCAGGCCGGCTTTATCGGCGGGAAATTCCCTGGATATTTCCTGTGGTGCTTCGATTACCCATAAATGAAATATCTCAGCCTGTACCACCAGGTTATCGTTATATTGGAGTTTGTCTTTGATGGTATCGATCTCTTTTCGTGGAAAACCGGGAACGATACGGTCTACCAGCGTGGCATAAACACCACAGGCCTCTTCGAACCAGGTTTTGAATGCTTCGCCCAGTTGCCAGAGATCGATGTATTGGTAAATAGTCTCCTTCAGTTTGTGTCCGTTCAGGAAGATCAGTTCGCAGGGGAAAATGATTAATCCTTTGTTCTTATCCCCGTCGAATGTT
This is a stretch of genomic DNA from Parabacteroides chongii. It encodes these proteins:
- a CDS encoding FecR family protein, with the translated sequence MKTPDKHIIDRTLDNTATPEEARQVIRWFSTPEGSRYLSSLMDEDMEKIQPGCEELYAERSIPTDEMYKYIMKKIHLQQRKRFIFRAAAILIPLLLFLGQFWYIDKRIDLFADSGYEEIYVPKGERMQLIFQDGSRATLNAETRIKYPRKFGFSERKVELEGEAFFEVSPNKDRPFIVDMKDINVKVLGTTFDVKAYTTDPDIFVSLESGKVQLANQHSSLAYMKPGEKATYNRKSGVCKISRPENINLLSAWKKNQIVFDNTPLSEVITTLSRWYNIEFIIADSSVLHYNYTLTSTNQSIEQILKDIEKITPVKFIEKEGIISIELKK
- a CDS encoding RNA polymerase sigma factor, giving the protein MHKRFLSISGQTDDELLILLQKGNERAFTTIYERYHKLLYVVAFKYLKDNDTAKDAVQQIFLKLWESRTLLSIQINLRNYLYTMLKNHLLNEIRNNYTALEKNYELAQETIEYENEILEKLEEKEMSEQLYRAIGNLPEQKKIVCLYKLEKGLSNQEIAEKMQISIPTVKTHYSQAIKLLREHFDKLLILLLSSFFL
- the dinB gene encoding DNA polymerase IV; translation: MIHIDMDAFYASVEQRDNPELRGKPLAVGYSEERGVVAAASYEARKYGVRSAMSSQKAKRLCPNLIFVPGRMSVYKEVSNHIHEIFHEYTDIIEPLSLDEAFLDVTENKKQIPLAVDIAKEIKQRIRQELNLVASAGVSYNKFLAKIASDYRKPDGLCTIHPAQALDFIARLPIESFWGVGPVTAKKMHTLGIHNGEKLRECSLEMLTRQFGKAGFLYYECSRGIDLRPVEAVRIRKSVGCEHTLEKDISRQSSVIIELYHVATELIGRLQRTGFKGNTLTLKIKFHDFTLKTKSITQPHELTSLNEILPLAKQLLKEVDYETNPIRLLGLSVSNPQEEREETVKKERWEQLSLEFSDWKVSY
- a CDS encoding UxaA family hydrolase, whose protein sequence is MKKYIQINPADNVIVAIAPLSAGDQIELGDRQITIREEIPTGHKVALKDFTTGDLVIKYGFPIGHARNDIPAGAWVNEKNIKTNLDGLQDYTWQPQDTTLHIPDRGLTFNGYRRKNGEVGIRNEIWILPTVGCVNGIVNQLAETLRRETDGKGVDAIVAFPHNYGCSQLGDDHENTRKILRDMVKHPNAGAVLVVGLGCENNQPDTFRKFLGEYDTERVRFMVCQKVKDEQEEGMKLLRELYAIASTDQRTPVPFSELRIGLKCGGSDGFSGITANPLLGVFSDFLVAQGGTSVLTEVPEMFGAETLLMNRCGTEELFNKTVRLINDFKAYFLENKQPVYENPSPGNKAGGISTLEEKSLGCTQKSGKSGVKDVLMYGERLSAKGLNLLSAPGNDLVASTALAASGCHMVLFTTGRGTPFGTFIPTVKISTNTALSENKPGWIDFNAGTLAEGEAMETLAEQFIRFIQDIAGGKQTNNERKGYREIAIFKSGVTL
- a CDS encoding tagaturonate reductase, whose product is MKELNRKNVPVTIRPERIIQFGEGNFLRAFVDWIIWNMNAKTDFNSSVVVVQPIEKGMVDMLKKQDNLYHVNLQGLDKGKTVNSIELIDVISRSLNPYTDFEAFIQLAEQPEMRFVISNTTEAGIVFDPSCKLNDAPASSYPGKLTQLLYHRFKTFDGDKNKGLIIFPCELIFLNGHKLKETIYQYIDLWQLGEAFKTWFEEACGVYATLVDRIVPGFPRKEIDTIKDKLQYNDNLVVQAEIFHLWVIEAPQEISREFPADKAGLNVLFVPSEAPYHERKVTLLNGPHTVLSPVAFLSGIDIVRDACQDEVIGKYIRKVMFEELMETLNLPKAELEQFANDVLDRFNNPFVDHQVTSIMLNSFPKYQTRDLPGLKEYLKRKGVLPEGLVLGLAAILTYYKGGKREDGTEIVPNDDPKTICLMKELWATNSTRTVAENILAVDEIWGEDLNRISGLTERVIYYLDAIQEKGMREVVKEIL